In the genome of Candidatus Kryptonium sp., the window CAAAATGAACTGCGCTTATTCTATTCTCTTTACTGTGTCCTTCTTCAAATTCGGCGTAAATTTTGTGCTTGTCACCTATTTGTAGATAGACATGATTACCTCTGTCAAGCCCTATAAAGCTATCAAGCACAGGGCGCAAAAGCTGAGGATCATCAACTTCAATGAATAGGGTTGCGCTAAGCTCGTTCTTTTCAGGTATTAAATCATTATAAGTGTCAACTTCAAATTTAATTTCGTTGTCATCAACCATTCTTTCCGCTCGCATCATTTCCTGAATTTGAAATAACACTGTATCCCTGTTCTCAAACACGATGGATATTCTGTTGCCAACCTCAACTCTGCGCCTTTTCTTTAGATCAATGATATAATTTCTGAAATCGTTTCTGATCTTTTCGTATTCGTATATGTTCTTTACCTCGGAATATTCAATTTTTTTCATCTGCGGTATTTTTATTTTGTTTTTAAAAAGGCGGGGGCTTTGAAAAGCCCCTGCGGTTAAAAATTTACGATAAGAAGGCTCTTAACATCCAAGCTGTTTTCTCGTGTTCTTCCATTAGCTCTGTTAGAAAGTCGGCAGTTCCGATGTCTTGATATTTTTCTGCTATCGTTGTTATATCGTTTCTTAAATTTCTAATGATGGTTTCGTAATCGTTCAATAAGTTAGCGATCATAGTTTTAGCGTCAGGATATTCACCTGGATGTTCTTTTAAGCGTGTGAGTTCAAGAAATTCTTTTAATGTTGCAATTGTGTTTCCACCTAATGTGCGAATTCTTTCAGCGATATCGTCAATATATTCGTTTAGTTCTTCGTATAATTTTTGGAAAAATTTATGAAGTTCATAGAATTGTGTTCCTATGACATTCCAATGATAATTTCTTGCTTTCGTATAAAGCACATATTCGTCGGCAAGTAAGGTGCTTAAGATTTTAACAACGCCTTCAAGGTTTTGTTCCGTTATTCCAATATTGGGCTTCATGGCTTTTTCCTTTGTTTTATTTTTTATTTTCATTTAAACCGTATGCGTTATAAAGTATTTGAATTGGATGCAAACCTTTTTTCCCAGTCCCTTTCTCAATTTGCAATTGTGCAAGAGTACAATCGGATGAAACAACAACTTGAGCTTCAGTTCCATTTTGATTTATTTTGTCAAAAATAGGTTTCCCAACTTTTAAAGACATTTCAAAAAACTCTTTTTTCATACTCCAAGTTCCGTCATGGCCAGAACAACGTTGGATCATTTCAACTTCTGTCCCCGGTATCAGCTCAAGCAGATCTCTTGATTTATAGCCAATGTTTTGTGCCTTGAGATGGCAAGGGAGATGATAAATGATCTTGCCTTGAGGGTTCTTGAAATCAGTTTTTAATTTTCCTTCCTTGTGAAGTTTCATTAGATATTCGGAAATATCATATGTGTGTTGAGCAATTAACTTAGCATCTTCATCATCTGGAAGAAGCATCGTGTATTCTTGTTTTAGCATATAGCTACAGGTAGGTGCTGGTATCACGATATCATAACCTTGTTTGACATAGTTGATAAGTGATTTAACATTAAACTTTGCATTTTTGATAGCTGAATCAATATCTCCGCCATCAAGAAATGGCATCCCACAACATTTTTGTTCAGGGACGATGACTTCAATATCGTTATGTTCAAGGACCTTTACAATTGCTTTTCCAAGTTCAGGTTCGTTGTAATTAACGGTGCAGGTGTAGAATAAGACAACTTTAGCGGTTTTTTCTTCTTTTTTTCCATTTTGTTTTGAGTATTTCTTGAACCATTTTTCAAATGTCTCACTATGATATTCGGGCAAGTTTCTTTCTCTGTGAATTCCAAGTGTTTTTTCCATTAAAACTCTGCTTATCTTAAGACGATTTGCTAAATTAATTAAACCTGCAAATTTGCTCCCAAGTTTTCCAATTAAATCTGCTTGTCCAAGAATTTTATCGCGTAAAGGAATTCCTTCTTTTTTAGCCCTCACTGCTTTTGCTCTTAGCATCAATCTCGGGAAATCAAGTTCGTAGTGGTGCGGTGGGGTATAAGGGCACTTCGGAAAACAAAGCTTGCAATCATAGCAAAGTTCAACGACTCTGTAATAATCTTGTTTTTTAAGGTCATCAAGGTTGTCGGTTTCATCAATTTTTTGAAATAAAAACTCAAAAGATGGACAAAGGTTATAGCAAAGTCGGCATCCATTACAGATATCAAAGATGCGATACATTTCTTTAAAGAGAGCTTCTTCATCCCAAAATTTGGGGTCTTTTAAATCAAAAACCATGTGCTTAAACCTTTGTTTGTTTTTTTATAAAAAAATTAAAAAACCGGGGCAATGCCCCGGGGAACAAAATGTAAAGATTACTTGCCGCCAGTCAAGCTCTCAAGAGCTTTTTGGAATCTTGTTGCGTGGGATTTTTCAGCACGAGCAAGTGTTTCAAACCACTCTGCAATATCATCAAATCCCTCCTCACGAGCAGTTCTTGCGAAACCTGGATACATTTCAGTGAACTCATAAGTCTCACCAGCAATTGCTGATTTGAGGTTGGAGATCGTATCACCAACTGGTTCGCCAGTAACCGGATCGCCAGCTCCGTATTGTCTCAAGAAATCAAAGTGTCCGAAAGCATGCCCAGTTTCACCTTCTGCAGTATCTCTGAAAACGCCTGCAATGTCAGGATAACCTTCAATGTCTGCTTGACGGGCAAAGTAGAGATAACGACGATTTGCTTGGGATTCCCCAGCAAAACCGTGCTTGAGATTTTCAAGCGTTTTGGTTCCTGCAAGTGATTTTGGCATAGCTGACTCCTCATTTTTTTGTTTTTAATGATAATGATTACTATTTGCATTTATAATATACAACTTTAAAAGCAATTTGTCAAGTTTTTGAGGATTAGAATTTATTAATCAAAGAACGGGGGCTTTAACAAAGCCCCTCGTTTTATGGAAATTTATTTTGAATTTTTAAGAAGTTTGCGAAGAACGGTTTGCATTATCCCACCGTTAGAGTAGTATTCAACTTCAACAGGGGTATCAAGGCGAGCTATGACCTCAAAAGTTTTAGTAGTGCCGTCGGGTAACTTAGCTGTAACCTTTAGCATTTTACGAGGATAAAGGTTTTCAGATATACCTTCAATTGTAAATTCTTCAAATCCACTTAATCCAAGGGTTTCACGGTTCTCTCCATCTTTGAATTGAAGTGGTAAAACGCCCATACCAACTAAATTGCTTCTGTGTATCCTCTCAAAGCTTTCAGCGATAACTGCTTTAACTCCAAGTAAATATGTTCCCTTTGCAGCCCAGTCACGCGAGCTTCCAGTTCCGTATTCTTTTCCAGCAATTATTATTAGCGGGCGATTTTCTTGTTTATAGCGCATCGCAGCGTCGTAAATGAACATCTTTTCGCCGGTTGGAACATGCACAGTCAAACCACCTTCTACGCCAGGAAGCATCAGATTTTTTATTCTAACATTTCCAAAGGTTCCGCGCATCATAACTTCATGAGCTCCTCTCCTTGCACCAAAAGTGTTGAATTCAGATTTTGGGACGCCTCTTTCAATTAAGTATTTACCAGCGGGACTATTTTCGGAAATTGAGCCAGCTGGTGATATATGGTCTGTGGTGATTGAATCACCGAAAACAGCAAGACAATATGCGTTTACAATGTCCTTTGGTGGTTCAGGTTCTAATGTTAAGTTTTCAAAGAAGGGTGGATTTTGAATATAAGTTGAATTTGGATCCCATTCAAAAAGTTCGCTTTCTGTAATTGGGATTTCTTTCCAGTATTCGTTTCCTTCAAAGACATCTGCATATTTTTTCTTGAAAAGCTTTGAGTTGAGAACTTGATTAATTGTTTCTTTGATTTCGCCTTGGCTTGGCCAAATATCTTTCAAAAATACAGGATTTCCATTAGGATCGTAGCCAATAGGTTCGCTGTTGAAATCAATATCAATTTTTCCAGCTATTGCATATGCGACGACAAGTATTGGCGATGCTAAATAATTTGCCTTCACAAGTGGGTGTACTCGTGCCTCAAAATTTCTGTTTCCGCTCAGTACAGCACAAACGATCAAATTATTTTCCGTGATTGCTTTTGAAACCGGTTCTGGCAAAGGACCGCTGTTTCCGATGCAAGTTGTACATCCGTAACCAACGAGATGAAATCCGAGAGATTCAAGATATGGCATCAAACCAGCTTGCTTTAGATATTCAGTTACAACTCTTGAGCCAGGCGCCAAGCTGGTCTTTACATATGGTTTAGTCGTTAGTCCTTTTTCAACGGCTTTTTTCGCAAGTAGTCCAGCACCAATTAAAACTGTTGGATTTGATGTATTCGTGCACGATGTTATCGCAGAGATTACAACAGAACCATGAGAGAGTTCCGCTTTTTGATTGCGGATTAAAATTTCAATAGTTTTTCCTGCTTCTCCGTTAACTTTATAATTTTCTTTCAACGCTTTTTCAAAATGTGTCTTTACATCGCGCAGTAAAACTTTGTCTTGTGGACGGCTTGGACCAGCAAGCGTTGGTTCAATCTGGCTCATATCAATTTCAACTACATCGGTATATTCTGGTTCGGGGGAATCATCATATCTAAAAAGGTATTGTTCCTTTGCGTAAGCTTCAACTATCGGAGCTAGTTTTTCACGCCCTGTTAATTTCAGATAATTAATTGTTTCATCGTCTATTGGGAAGAAACCGCAAGTTGCGCCATATTCAGGTGCCATGTTAGCTATTGTAGCCCTATCAGCGACGGAAAGTTTTGATACGCCAGGTCCGAAAAACTCAACGAATTTCTCAACTACTCCTTTTTTGCGAAGGACATTTGTGATTGTTAAAACAAGGTCTGTTGCTGTTGCTCCTTCCGGAAGTTCACCTGTTAATTTTACTCCAATTACTTCGGGGATGGTTATATAGTATGGTTGACCGAGCATCACAGCTTCTGCTTCTATCCCACCGACGCCCCAACCGAGAACACCTATCCCATTTATCATTGTAGTGTGTGAATCTGTGCCAACAAGTGTATCTGGAAAAGCAAATCCATTTTCCGTTTGCACGACCTTTGATAGATATTCAAGATTTACTTGGTGAATTATTCCAGTTCCTGGTGGAACAACTCTGAAATTCTTAAATGCTTTTTGTGCCCATTTTAGAAGGACATATCTTTCTTTGTTAAGTTCAAATTCACGCTTAACATTCCAATCAAAAGCGTATGATGTCCCGAAGAAATCAACTTGAACGGAATGGTCAATCACAAGGTCAACAGGTTTTAGAGGGTTTATGATCTTGGGGTCTTTGCCAAGTCGTTTCACAGCGTCTCTCATTGATGCAAGGTCAACAATGCATGGGACACCTGTGAAATCCTGCAAAAGCACTCTTGCTGGCATAAAGGGAATTTCACGAAGTGGTGGCTTGGGTTGCCATGAAGCGATGGCTTTAAGGTCGTCCTCGGTTACAAGATAGTTATCGCAATTGCGAAGTATGTTCTCAACGAGGACTCTTATTGAATAGGGAAGTTTTGAGATATTTGCAAGCCCTTGTTCTTCCAGCCAAGAGAGTTTAAAAATTTTTATCTTTTTCCTTCCGACTTCAATCGTTGAAATCGCGTCTTTGAAAGGGTGTGCGTTGTTCATTTTGATATTTCATATTTTGTTTAATTTACAATGTTTCGCCTCCTGCAATCAGGATGAAAAAAGCGAATCTAATTTTATCTTTTCTCCGTGATAAATTAAGCAAAAGAGCAAAAATTTCAAAAGGGCTAAATTTCACCTCATAGATTTTAAAACCTCTGAATTCACAACATTTGCTGGTATTTTCCCTGACAAAACCTTAACAATGCTTTCAGCAGCCATTATTGCCATTTTAGTTCTTGCTTCAAATGTCGCACTTCCGATGTGTGGAGTTAAAACAACATTATCAAGCTTTAGCAATTCATCAGGGACAAATGGTTCTTGTTCAAATACATCAAGACCAGCACCGGCTATCCTTTTGGTTTTGAGCGCTTTTATCAAAGCTTTTTCATCAACCACCTCACCTCGTGATGTGTTTATTAGGTAAGATGTTTTCTTCATCAGTTTTATTTCTCTTTCTCCGATTAGATGTTTCGTTTGGGGAGTCAATGGGACATGAATTGTGATTATGTCGGAATTTTTGAGCAATGTATCAAGTGAAACTTTTTTAGCACCTACTTCTTCTTCAAGTGTTTCGTTTTTGTTTGTGTTGTAGTATAAAACTTTCATTTTGAAGCCCTTTGCTCTTAATCCGACGGCTGTCCCAATTCTGCCAGCGCCGATTATTCCGAGCGTTTTGCCAGCTAGTTCAGTTCCAAGCAAAAGTGTAGGAGACCATCCTTTAAATTTTTTCTTTCTTACGAACTTGTCTGCTTCAATTATTCGTCTTGTCACGGCAAGTATGAGAGCCCAAGTAAGGTCGGCGGTCGCATCTGTTAAAACTCCAGGGGTGTTTGTCACAATTATTCCTCTCTTGGTTGCTTCGTCAATGTCAATGTTATTAAATCCGACTGCGTAGTTTGAAATGATTTTGCATTTGTCCATATTTGCTATGACCTTGGCATCTATTCTGTCGCTTAAAAGGCAAAGGACCGCGTCAACGCCACGAACTGCTTTGAGAAGTTCTTCATAAGTTAGGTTTCTGTCTTTAGTGTTAACTATGATGTTCTTGAAGTGTTTTTTCAGAATTTGAATTCCTATTTCTGGAATTTGCCTGGTGACGAGAACTGTGTAATCTTTTTTCATAGGACAGAGTTTGTTTGTTTTAAATTTTATACACTTTGAAATTTTTGTTGAAACTCGGAGACGAAGGCGTTCAAAGTTGGCTCGTCAAAGAGGCAAAAGCGTATCTCTTCTATTGTCGTGTGCGGGTTTTGTTCAAGAAATTTTACTGCTGTGTCAATTAAAATTTTTGCGCATCTTTCTTTTGGAAATCCAAATATTCCAGCACTTATTGCGGGGATGGAGATTGATTTTAGCTTTTTTTCATCCGCTATTTTTAAACTTGATAAAACAGCGCTTCGTAATTTTTCATCTTCTTGGTTATCTCCGCCTTTCCAGACAGGTCCGACTGCGTGGATGACGAACTTCGCTGGCAGTTTTCCTGCCGTTGTGATTGCTGCGCTTCCGGTTGGAACATAGCCGATTTTGTCGCTTTCCTCTTGAATAACATAACCACCTTTTTTAACTATTGCACCGGCAACTCCAGCACCATGTTTTAGATATTCATTTGCTGCGTTTACAATTGCGTCAACATTTTCTTCAGTGATATCGCCGTGGACTATACGAATTATTTTATCGTTGATTTTTGTTTCAAGCAAAACTTTGTTTGGCATGGCGTGTTTTGGAGTTTTGTTTTTCATTTGTTCACATTGAAATTTCAAGAGCGATCGTTAAAATGTGTTAAGATTTACAACGATTTTGGGCAGGGAACGGGTCAGATATTTATTGCAAATTTTGTTTTTGAAACGAATGGATTTCCAGCGATTAAAAATCTCCATTTTTTGTCAAGCCCTCGTTTGATGCCAATTCGTGGGGTTTTTAAAATTTTGAATTTTTCATCGTTCGTTGTGGAGATTATAAAAATTTCATCGTCAAGCAAGGAAGCGCCGTTTAATTTTTTGTCAATTTGAAACGCTTGACAAAACTTTGCTGGTCCGTTTGTTAAGTTATAAATATCACTTGTTTTGCGAAATTTCTTCATGATTTCAATTCCGACGATGGGCTCAACGGCACGAATTAACACAGCTGCAGGAAAACCTTCTCTTTCCGTTACAACATTAAAACAATAATGCATTCCATAAGTGAAGTAAACATAAGCATGGCCACCGGGGAGATACATTATCTTGTTTCTCGGTGTGATTCCTCCGTAGGCGTGGCAAGCGGGATCTTTTTCACCTATGTAAGCTTCGGTTTCAACTATTTTGCCAGCTAAAATTTTATCCCCAAGTCGTCTTACGATTATTTTACCAAGGAGTTCACGCGCAACTTCAAGCGTCGGTTTTAGATAGAAATCTTGATTTAACTTTTTCCCCACAAGGAGATTTAGTTCAGCCGGGTTCGGCATCGTCTTCATCTGTTGTATAATTGCGATTGAAATTCTTTTATTATTCTTTCAATTTGTTCTTCTGTGATGCCGGAGCCGTAAATTTTTGTTTCTTTTATGTTGCGAGTTAAATCAGTTTTTGTCCCAGTCCATATCGGTGGGTTGCCAGCTTTTAATTTTATTCGTTCGTCAATTTCTTCAATTATGTTTTTCGCGTCCGTTGTTTGTGATGAAAATCTTTTCGTTTCGGATGGCTGTATTCGGTTTCCTTCAATATCGTGAATTGGTAGAAGTTCATAGGCAAGTCGTTTTATCTGGATCAGATGTCTTGCGGTGAGGTTTTCGGAGATGATTGAATGTCCAAGCGTTCCAGGTCCAAGCGTCATAGAAGGGTCAAGGCCTGTGGTATAACCTACGGCGCCAAGCGCGGCTACCGTGTTCACTAAAACTCTGAATGCGGGTTTTTCAAGTGCAAATTTTGTAATTATATCTGGATCGCTTGAGTGAATAACCATTGTATGGCCAAGTCCTCCGAATTCAAGAAGTTCAATACATTTGTGGCAACCTTCTCTCCATCCGTCAACCGTATAGAAAGCAAGAATTGGGGAAAGTTTTTCAACCGATAGAGGATATTGTTTACCAACTCCTTCAAGTTCAGCAATTAACACGGTTGTTTGTTCTGGAACTGAAAATCCTGCTTTATGTGCTATATAAGCTGCGG includes:
- a CDS encoding DUF3501 family protein, whose amino-acid sequence is MKKIEYSEVKNIYEYEKIRNDFRNYIIDLKKRRRVEVGNRISIVFENRDTVLFQIQEMMRAERMVDDNEIKFEVDTYNDLIPEKNELSATLFIEVDDPQLLRPVLDSFIGLDRGNHVYLQIGDKHKIYAEFEEGHSKENRISAVHFVKFKFTPEQIEDLKNFDNEIKIVVDHPNYKASAIVGDETRKEMIKDFESN
- a CDS encoding DNA starvation/stationary phase protection protein; protein product: MKPNIGITEQNLEGVVKILSTLLADEYVLYTKARNYHWNVIGTQFYELHKFFQKLYEELNEYIDDIAERIRTLGGNTIATLKEFLELTRLKEHPGEYPDAKTMIANLLNDYETIIRNLRNDITTIAEKYQDIGTADFLTELMEEHEKTAWMLRAFLS
- a CDS encoding anaerobic glycerol-3-phosphate dehydrogenase subunit C encodes the protein MVFDLKDPKFWDEEALFKEMYRIFDICNGCRLCYNLCPSFEFLFQKIDETDNLDDLKKQDYYRVVELCYDCKLCFPKCPYTPPHHYELDFPRLMLRAKAVRAKKEGIPLRDKILGQADLIGKLGSKFAGLINLANRLKISRVLMEKTLGIHRERNLPEYHSETFEKWFKKYSKQNGKKEEKTAKVVLFYTCTVNYNEPELGKAIVKVLEHNDIEVIVPEQKCCGMPFLDGGDIDSAIKNAKFNVKSLINYVKQGYDIVIPAPTCSYMLKQEYTMLLPDDEDAKLIAQHTYDISEYLMKLHKEGKLKTDFKNPQGKIIYHLPCHLKAQNIGYKSRDLLELIPGTEVEMIQRCSGHDGTWSMKKEFFEMSLKVGKPIFDKINQNGTEAQVVVSSDCTLAQLQIEKGTGKKGLHPIQILYNAYGLNENKK
- a CDS encoding rubrerythrin family protein yields the protein MPKSLAGTKTLENLKHGFAGESQANRRYLYFARQADIEGYPDIAGVFRDTAEGETGHAFGHFDFLRQYGAGDPVTGEPVGDTISNLKSAIAGETYEFTEMYPGFARTAREEGFDDIAEWFETLARAEKSHATRFQKALESLTGGK
- the acnA gene encoding aconitate hydratase AcnA — its product is MNNAHPFKDAISTIEVGRKKIKIFKLSWLEEQGLANISKLPYSIRVLVENILRNCDNYLVTEDDLKAIASWQPKPPLREIPFMPARVLLQDFTGVPCIVDLASMRDAVKRLGKDPKIINPLKPVDLVIDHSVQVDFFGTSYAFDWNVKREFELNKERYVLLKWAQKAFKNFRVVPPGTGIIHQVNLEYLSKVVQTENGFAFPDTLVGTDSHTTMINGIGVLGWGVGGIEAEAVMLGQPYYITIPEVIGVKLTGELPEGATATDLVLTITNVLRKKGVVEKFVEFFGPGVSKLSVADRATIANMAPEYGATCGFFPIDDETINYLKLTGREKLAPIVEAYAKEQYLFRYDDSPEPEYTDVVEIDMSQIEPTLAGPSRPQDKVLLRDVKTHFEKALKENYKVNGEAGKTIEILIRNQKAELSHGSVVISAITSCTNTSNPTVLIGAGLLAKKAVEKGLTTKPYVKTSLAPGSRVVTEYLKQAGLMPYLESLGFHLVGYGCTTCIGNSGPLPEPVSKAITENNLIVCAVLSGNRNFEARVHPLVKANYLASPILVVAYAIAGKIDIDFNSEPIGYDPNGNPVFLKDIWPSQGEIKETINQVLNSKLFKKKYADVFEGNEYWKEIPITESELFEWDPNSTYIQNPPFFENLTLEPEPPKDIVNAYCLAVFGDSITTDHISPAGSISENSPAGKYLIERGVPKSEFNTFGARRGAHEVMMRGTFGNVRIKNLMLPGVEGGLTVHVPTGEKMFIYDAAMRYKQENRPLIIIAGKEYGTGSSRDWAAKGTYLLGVKAVIAESFERIHRSNLVGMGVLPLQFKDGENRETLGLSGFEEFTIEGISENLYPRKMLKVTAKLPDGTTKTFEVIARLDTPVEVEYYSNGGIMQTVLRKLLKNSK
- a CDS encoding D-glycerate dehydrogenase; translation: MKKDYTVLVTRQIPEIGIQILKKHFKNIIVNTKDRNLTYEELLKAVRGVDAVLCLLSDRIDAKVIANMDKCKIISNYAVGFNNIDIDEATKRGIIVTNTPGVLTDATADLTWALILAVTRRIIEADKFVRKKKFKGWSPTLLLGTELAGKTLGIIGAGRIGTAVGLRAKGFKMKVLYYNTNKNETLEEEVGAKKVSLDTLLKNSDIITIHVPLTPQTKHLIGEREIKLMKKTSYLINTSRGEVVDEKALIKALKTKRIAGAGLDVFEQEPFVPDELLKLDNVVLTPHIGSATFEARTKMAIMAAESIVKVLSGKIPANVVNSEVLKSMR
- a CDS encoding macro domain-containing protein, which translates into the protein MPNKVLLETKINDKIIRIVHGDITEENVDAIVNAANEYLKHGAGVAGAIVKKGGYVIQEESDKIGYVPTGSAAITTAGKLPAKFVIHAVGPVWKGGDNQEDEKLRSAVLSSLKIADEKKLKSISIPAISAGIFGFPKERCAKILIDTAVKFLEQNPHTTIEEIRFCLFDEPTLNAFVSEFQQKFQSV
- a CDS encoding DNA-3-methyladenine glycosylase, which gives rise to MPNPAELNLLVGKKLNQDFYLKPTLEVARELLGKIIVRRLGDKILAGKIVETEAYIGEKDPACHAYGGITPRNKIMYLPGGHAYVYFTYGMHYCFNVVTEREGFPAAVLIRAVEPIVGIEIMKKFRKTSDIYNLTNGPAKFCQAFQIDKKLNGASLLDDEIFIISTTNDEKFKILKTPRIGIKRGLDKKWRFLIAGNPFVSKTKFAINI